The Candidatus Sulfotelmatobacter sp. genomic sequence CGACGTCGCCGAGGTCGTCGCGCGCTGGACGGGCATTCCCGTTTCGCGACTGCTGGAGGGCGAGACCGAGAAGTTGATTCACATGGAGGAACGTCTGCACGGACGGGTTATCGGCCAGGATCAGGCGATCGAGGCGGTCGCCACGGCGCTGCGCCGCTCGCGCGCGGGGTTGCAGGACCCGAATCGCCCGATCGGCTCGTTCCTGTTTCTCGGTCCCACCGGCGTCGGCAAGACCGAGCTCGCGCGGGCGCTCGCGGAGTTCATGTTCGACTCCGAGGAAGCGATCGTCCGGATCGACATGAGCGAGTACATGGAGAAACACTCGGTCTCCCGCCTGGTCGGTGCGCCGCCGGGGTATGTCGGCTACGAAGAGGGGCCAGCTGACCGAGGCCGTGCGCCGCCGGCCGTACTCGGTCGTGCTGCTCGACGAGATCGAGAAGGCGCATCCGGACGTGTTCAACCTGCTGCTGCAGGTGCTCGAAGACGGCCGGCTGACGGACTCTCAGGGCCGCGTCGTCGACTTCAAGAACACCGTCATCGTCATGACCTCGAACGTCGGCGCGACCGGAATGACGACGACCAGCGAGATCGGCTTCCGTCCGCAAAAGGACAGCGGTGCGAGCGACGAGCAGGCCTACGAGCGCATGAAGACGCGCGTGCTCGACGAGGTCAAGCACGCGTTCCGGCCCGAGTTCCTCAACCGCGTCGACGAGATCGTAGTCTTCCACCAGCTCAGCCGCGAGCAGATCGCCGAGATCGTCGGACTCGAGCTCGAGAAAGTCATCCGCGAGGTCAAGGCTCAGGAGATGTATCTCGAGGTCACCGAAGACGCCAAGGCGCTGTTGGCCAAGAAGGGTTGGGATCCGCAGTTCGGTGCCCGTCCGCTGCGTCGCGCGATTCAGCGCGAGGTCGAGGACGAGCTGGCCGAGGAGATGCTCAAGGGCAACTTCGGGACCGGCGATCGCATCCTCGCGGAAGTGAACGCCGACAATCCGGAAAAGCTGCGCTTCTCGAAGATCCCGCACGTCGAGCCGCCTGCGCCCTCGCAGCCGGAGGTCCAGCCGGCGTAGCCGAACCCTCGTCGGGTTGACGCCCTATGGCCTGTGGCGATCTCGCCTTCCGGCGCAGATCGGCACCTGGTTCGCCCGCGATCTCACCCGTGACGCGCTTGCCCTCGTCGAGGGCGGGCGCGTCGCGCTGCGTTCCGTCGAGCCCAACCGCATCGAGGCCACCGTGAAAGATCGCGTCCCCGTCCAGACGACCGTCGAGTGGGCGACGGGGACCGGTCCGCAAGCGCTGCGCTCGGTCTGCAGCTGCGGGGCGACGGGCGTTTGTCAGCACGTCGTCGCGACGCTCGAAGTTGTTCGTACCGCCGAGGACGTCGGCGCGCCGCCGCCGGTCGAAGAGGCCGAGGTCGACCTCTCGTGGATCCCCGACGCCGATCCCGAGAGCGGACGGCCGCGTGCGCGCGCCGTGTGGCCGGTGCTGGCGGTCACCAACGGCGGGACGCTGAGCGGCTCGCTCTACCTCGACACGCCGCGGCTGCGCGGGGTCATCCGCGACGCCGATGCGATCCTGGCCATGATGGACCAGACCCCGGCCGACGATTGGGACGAGGTCGACCGCGGCCTGCTGCGCGACGACGCCGTGCAGGAGGCGTTCGGGGCCCGGGCCTCGGCCAAGGCGCTGGCACGCGCGCTGTTCCGCCTGGCGCGCCATCCGCGGCTGCGCTTCGACGACGACCCGTCGGCCAATCGGCACCCCTCGGAGCTGCCCCCGTTCGCCGTCGACCCGCGCGGGACGCGGCTGCGGGCCGCCCGGGCGGGCGGCTCGTTCGTTCCGGTGGTCGAGAACCACGACGGCGCCGCGGTCGCGCTGGCCGGCGCGCTCGTCCTGGACGGGCCGCCGCCGTGGCTGATCGCGGAGCGCACCGCGTACCTGCTCGACGGGGCGTTCGATCCGCGCAAGGTCATCCTCGCGGCGCGCACCGCCGCCGAGGCGGCGCCCGACGAAGAGCGCCAGCCCACGACCCGCACGATCGCTCGGGTCGCGCCGTTCCTGACCGCCGCCGAACGCGCCGCCCTCAACGTCGACGACGCCGCGCGCCCGGCGCTGCTGGTGCGGGCCGGCTGGCGCGACGGCGCGCTGGTGGCGCGGCTCGCGTTCGCCGATCGCGCGACCGGCGCGTACGCGCCGTTCAGCTCGCACGGCGCGGTGACGTCGAGCGACGGCCGCTTCGTGCGCTGGGCACCCGACGTCGCGCGCGGCTTCGCGCGCCGCTTCCTCGAGAGCGGCTTCGTGCCGCGCGGGAGCGACGTGTTCGCACTGCACGATCCCGACCGCGCGGCCGAGATCGTGCGCACGACCTGGACGGCGTGGGACGACGTCGAGGTGCGGCTCGACGAGTCGCTGGCCTCGCTGCTCGGCAACGGCGCGATCGACGTTTCGATCAGCGCGTCGGCGGTCGAAGGCGCGGGCGACTGGTTCGACCTCGACGTCGCGGTGTTCGTCGGCGACGGCGAGCCGCTCACCCGCGAAGAGCTGCGCGCGCTGCTGGGCGCCAAGGGCCGCTACGCGGAGGTACGCGGCAAGCTGGTCGACATCGCCGACCTGCGCTCGCGCCAGAATCTGCTCTCCGAGCTGACCGATCGCCGCCGCACCGGCCTGGCCGCGCTGGTCGCGATGCGCGACGAGCTGCACGAAGCGTTCGGTGAGGTCGTGCTGCCCGAAGAAGTGGAGCGCATTCGCGAGCGGTTGCGCACCTTCGAGGGCATCGAGGAAGTGCCGATCCCCGAGGCGCTCGACGGACACCTGCGCGACTATCAGCGGCGCGGACTGGACTTCCTCTCGTACCTCTCGTCGTTCCGTTTCGGCGGCATCCTGGCCGACGAGATGGGGCTCGGGAAGAGCATCGCCGTCCATCAGCGGGTCGTGACGCCGCGCGGGTTGCGCATCTTCGGCGAGCTGAAGGTCGGCGATCAAATCATGGGGCGCGACGGATTGCCGCACACGGTGATCGGCGTCTATCCCCAAGGGGTGCTGCCGGCGTATCGCGTCACGTTCAGCGACGGCTCCTCGACCCTGGCGTCGGACGACCACTTGTGGGCGGTCAATTCCGCGGTACGAAAGAATCGTGGTCTTCCCTATCGCGTGCTGACGACGCGCGAGATTCGCGAGCGGCTGCACGACGCGGCAGGCAATGCGCGGCACTACATTCCGATCGCCGATCCGATGCACTTCGGGCAAAGCCCGGAGCTGCCCATCGAGCCGTACCTGCTCGGCGCGCTCCTGGCCGACGGATCGCTCAAGCGCAAGTCGCGGCTGATGTTGACCACGGCCGATCGAGCGCTGTCGGGAGAATGCCAAGAGCTGCTTCCGACGGGCACCGAGCTCGTCTTGCGCGATCGCTACGACTATCGCATCAAGAGCACGATTCCGCGGCAGCACGCGCTCTGGTCGGCGATCGAAGAACTGGGCTTGCGCGGCTTCGGCTCGTCGATGAAGTTCGTCCCGTCCGTCTACAAAACGGCGTCGATTTCGGATCGGTTGGCTCTGCTGCAAGGCCTGCTCGACACAGGCGGAAGCACCTCCGACAACCACGTCGAGTTTACGACGGTCTCCGACCAACTGGCGCAGGACGTCGCCTGGCTGGTCCAGTCACTGGGCGGCGTGGCGCGGATGGGCTACAAAGCGGAGCCGAGGGATGTCTACAAGGGCGAGCAGCGTATCGGCAAGCCGTCCTACCGCGTCGGCATCTCGTTGCCGCCCGAATATCCGCCCTTCCGCCTGGCGCGAAAGTTGTCCACGTACACGCCGCGGACGAAGTACCTGCCGACGCGCGCGATCGTCAAGGTCGAGTATCAAGAAGACTGCGAGATGATGTGCATCGCGGTCGACGCGCCCGACCAGCTCTTCCTGGTCGACGACTTCATCGTGACCCACAACACGGTCCAAGTCATCGCTCATCTCTTGCGGCGCAAGGAGAACGAGGGCGAAGTCCCGGTACTGGTCATCGCGCCAACGTCGGTGACGCATACGTGGGAGAACGAGCTCAAGAAGTTCGCGCCCTCGGTGCGGGCGCTGCGGCTGCAGTCGGGGAGCGACCGCGCCGCCAAGTACGAGACGATCCACGACTACGACGTCGTCATCACCTCGTATGCGCTGGCACGTCTGGACGCGCAGCAGCTCGAGCGGTTTCGCTTCCGCACGCTGGTGCTCGACGAAGCGCAGAACGCCAAGAACCCGGCCTCGCAGATCGCGCGCGTCGTGCGCGGGCTGCAGGCCGACCATCGGCTGGCGCTGACCGGTACGCCGGTCGAGAACTCGCTGCGCGACCTGTGGGCGATCTTCGGTTTCGTCGAACCGGGTCTGTTGGGATCGGAGACCTCGTTCCGCCGGCGCTTTGAGCTGCCGATCGCCGACGGCGACGAGCGGGCCGCGATCGTGCTGCGCTCGCGCTTGGAACCGTTCTTGCTGCGCCGCACCAAGGAAGACGTCGCGCGCGAGCTGCCCGAGCGCACCGAAGCCGTCATCGAGTGCGAGCTCTCGCCGCTGCAGCGCCGGCTCTACCGCGGCATCGTCGAGGCCGCGCGTCGCGACGTGTTGGCCAAGCTCGACGAAGAAGGCGGCGAGGCGACCACGCTGCACGTCCTCGAGGCGCTCACGCGGCTGCGCCAAGTCTGCGCGCACCCGGGGCTGCTGATGCCCGAAGCGCTCGAAGACCCCGAAGCCAGCGGCAAGTTCGAGGCCTTCGGCGAGACGGTCGAAGAGATTCTCGACGGCGGTCACAAGGTGCTCGTCTTCAGCGCCTTCGCCTCGATGCTCAAGATCATGCGGCGCAGCCTGGACCGGCGCGAGATCGCCTACGGTTATCTCGACGGATCGACCAAGGACCGCGACCGGCAGGTCGAGGTCGAGCGCTTCATGGCCGACCAGGGGCCGCCGGTGTTCCTGTGCTCGCTCAAGGCCGGCGGCGTCGGGCTCACGCTCACCGCGGCCGACTACGTGATCCTGTACGATCCGTGGTGGAATCCGGCGGTCGAGCGTCAGGCCATCGACCGGACGCACCGTATCGGCCAGACGCGTCCGGTGACGGCGTACCGAATGGTGACGGCCGGCACGGTGGAGGAGAAGATCCGCGCCTTGGCCGAGCGCAAGTCGGCGCTCTCGCGCGCGGTCATCAAGGCCGACAGCGCGGTGGCCAAGACGCTCACGCGCGAAGATCTCGCGTTCCTGTTCAGCGACCCGGAATAAGCGGCGCCCGCACGGCCGGTGACGGCCGTCACTCGGCTGTCAGCGACCGTACGATCGTGTGATCCGCGCGGCTCATTGCGCGTCCGCGCGCTGCCGATGACCTTGGTACGCGGCACCCGGCTCCCGCCGTGCCGCGCGCTCACAAGGACGTGTCTCTTCCATGAAGCGGATTCTTCTCGCGTTGCTGCTGGCGCTTTCGTTCACCGCGCCGGCCTTCGCCGTCTCGACCAACGATCTCGCGCCGGCGGATCGCTACTTCGGCCGCCTCAAGATGAGCATCTTGGGGATTCGCAACTCGATCAAGGACCTCTCCGCGCGGGCCGACGTCGTGCCCGACGAGGCCGAGCACATCTTCGACAAGGCCGTGCTGGTCGAAGACGCGCTGCGCGACTGGCAGGCCAAGTTCCCGCGCGACCCGTGGATCCCCAAGTACGCGTACTCGCTGGCGCAGCTGTACGCCAAGCTCGATCTCGACGACGCGCGTGCGCGCCGCAGCGACATGCTCGACTGGCTCGACGCGGAGTACCCCGACAGCGAGTTCGCCAACCGCGACTGAGGGCTAGGGGCCGGTCACCGCGCCGGTCAGGTCGGCATGCGCGTAACGGGCCAGCTCGTCACGCGTGACCAGCCGGCAGTCGCGCGTCCAGCTCGCGTCGTCCTCGTGGCTCGGGCACCAGCGTGCGGCGCGAAAGTCCAGCCCGTGCAGGTCGACGCCGCGCAGATCGGTGCAGTTGGTGCGGCGCACGTGGCCGTCCTCGACGGTGACGGCGTCGCTGCACAAGACGGCGTCGCCGATCGTCGCTCCGCCCAGCCGGGCGTCCCGCAAGACGGCCCCGATCAGCGTGGCGCCGCGCAGATCCGATGCGCCGAAGTCGGCGTCGGCGGCGTTGACGCCGACCAAGTCGCCATCGCGCAGCGAGGTGCCGTGCAGGTTCGTCCCCTCGAGGTTCGACCCGACGATCTTGATGCCGTCCAGATCTTGACCGTGCAGGTCGAGCCCTTCCAAGTTGCAGCCGGTGCACTCGCGCAAGACGGCGTGGCCGGCCTCCGGTGTGAGGTGCGCGCTCGCGAGACGAACGCCGACGAAGCGAACGCCGTCGATCCGCGCGTTGGCGAACGAGGTGTCGCGCAGATCGGCACCGATGAACTTGGCGTTGGTCAGGTCCGCGCCGTCGAAGCGCGCGCCGCTCAGGTCGTCGCCGGTGAAGACGGCGTCGCGCAGGTTGGCGCGCGAGAAGTCGACGCTCTGAAGATCGTCGCCGGTGAACTTGAGCCCGTGCAGGTCGAGCCCGCGCATGTCCTTGGGCAGTTTGCAGCCGACGCACGAGCCGATCAGCTCGCGGTCGAACGCCGATGTGTCGCGAGCGGCGGCCGGCACCGCGGCGGCGAGCAGCCCGGTCACGGCCACGGCGAGAGCGAGGGGGCGGATCATCGGGACCTCCTATAACTATCGAATTAGGTGAACGGGGCAAAAAAGAAGACGGGGCCGGCCTAGTCGCCCAGGCTGGTCCCGTGGAGCTGGATCCCGCCGGTACGAGCGCCGTCGAGGTTCGCGCCGCTCAGGTCGCACCCGTCGAGGATCGCGCCGGTGAGGTCGGCGTTGGACAAGTTCGTGTGGGAAAGGTCGACACCGGTGAAGTGGACGCCGTTCAGTCGCGCGCCGGCGAGGTTCGCGCCGCGCAGGTCGACGCCGCTGATGACGATCCCGTGCAGGTCTTGACCGCGCAGGTCCATGCCGTGCAGATCGCAGCCCACGCAGCTGGCGACGACGTCGCGCAGGCTGGTGCCGCGCAAGCTCGTCCCCAGCAGCTCGACGCCGGTCAACGTGATGCCGTGCAGGTTGGCGTTGTCGAAGTTCGCACCGCGCAGCTCGACGCCGCTCAGCGTCGCGCCCTCGAGGTTGGCGCCGGTCAGGTCGGCGTCGCGCAGATCGACGCCGTTGAGGTTCACGTGCGCGAGGTTCGCGCCGCGCAAGTTGGCGCCGCGCAGGTCGTCGCCGGTGATGCTCAGACCGTGCAGGTCGACTCCTTGCAGGTTGGCCTGACGCAGGTCGCAGGCGGCACACGCCTGGATCAAGTCGCGCGACCAGTGCAGGTGCGCGGGGCGGTGCGCGTGCGCGTCGCCGTCCAGGTCGTCGTCGGCGACCTGCCGGGGCAGTCCCTTGAGCGACGCCGCGACTTCCTTGGACACGTCGTGCGCGACGCCGGCACCGACGCTGCGCGCGATCTGGGTGGCCAGGTGCGTGCTCCAGGCGACCGCGCCGGCCGCCTCGGAGGCGGGCGTGGCGACCGTGCGCGCGGTCTCGGCCGCCACGCGCGCGCTGTTCGCGGCGACGTGCGAGGCGGCTGCCGCGGCGTGCTCCTTGGCGCGCAGCTGCGCCGCAGCCGCTTGCGCCTGGGCGGTGGCGGAGGCCATCGTGTCGGCCTTCGCGTCGAGCGGCGTGCTCGGCTCGCGTTCGACGATGTAGACGTGCTTGGTGATGACGCGCGGCGTCGCGACGGCGAGCGGGGCGAGCGACGCGGTGACGCGCGCGGGGGCCGGCGTGTACGCCGTCATCGGCGCGGTCATGTCGCCGGTCGGTGCCGGCGGCAGCTCCACGGCGGGGGCGGCCGTCGCGACCAGCGCGACCGCGGCGCAGCCGGCGATGGCCATGCCCAGCGCGGTGGCCGGCGAGCGGTGCAGACGCGCGCGATTCTTGTCGAGCAGCTGCTCGATGCGCACGCTGATCTGCTTACGCGTCAGCAAGGCACCCGGCGCGACGACGGCGTGCTCGGGCATGCGCATCTCGCGCGCCAGCTTCCACAGCGAGGTCGCGTATTGGTGCGCGGCGCCGGTGCGATCGACCACGGCGTCGTCCGAGGCGATCTCGCGCTCGAGCGCGATGCGGCGGCCGACCAGCCACACGATCGGGTTGAACCAGAAGATGCGCTCGATCGTGCGCTGGACCAGATTCGTCCAGTCGTCGTAGCGGCGCAAGTGCGCGTGCTCGTGCAGGATCAGCTGCTCGATCGCGGCCAGACCGTCGGCCGTCGCGAGCTCGGTCGGGATCAAGATGACGGGGCGGCGGAAACCGATCGCCACCGGTGTCTCCGTCTCGTACGAGAGGCGCAGGTAGATCTCGCGGCCGGGGCCGATCTCGGTCAACCACGGCAGCTCTTCGGCCAGCGGGCTGTCGAGCGGGCTCGAGCGGCGCTTGAGGCCGCGCACGCGCTGGACGCTGAACAGCAAGCCGCCCAGTCCGATCGCCGCGCCGATCAGCCACACCGCGACGACGCCCAGCGCGACGTCGCGCGAGAGCATCGGGACGCTGTCGGCGATCGCGACGCGCACGTCGTGCAGCCGCTCGACCGGGGTGGACGCGATGCCGGGCGCCGGCGCGACGGCGCGCGTGTGCGCGGCGGGCGCGCCGTGCGCGGCGCCGCGGGTGCGATCGGCCGCCGCCCGCTCGTCGCGCGTCGGCGGCGGCACCGACCAGCTGCCGGCGGGAGCGGTGTGCGCGACGTGCGTGCTATGGAGGAGCGAGGTCGCGATGCCGAGCACGGGCATCGCGCCGGTCGCGACCAGAGCGATCGTCCACAGCAGGTGCCGGGTCGCGGCGGTCAGAGCCAGCGTTCGCGTCGCCACGAACACGCAGGCCGCCAAGATCGCACCGAGGACGACGCTCGCGACGACCGCGTACAACGCGACGCCGACGATCGCCTCGAGCATGTTACTTGTCCTTGGCTCGGTCGAGCAGCTCGCGCAGACGGTCGAGTTCGCCGTCGTCGACGGCTTCGGTCTCGAGCAGGTTCAGCACCAGCTCGCGCGGCGATCCGTCGAAGAAGCGCGAGAGCACGTGCTGCACGACGCTGCGCTGTGCCTCGTCGCGTGCGACGACCGCGCGATACACGAAGGCGCGCCCGACGGCCTTGTGCCGCACATAGCCCTTCTGCTCGAGGATGCGCATGGTGGTGAGCACGGTATTGTAGGCGAGCGGCGGATCGCCGATCGCGTCGACGACGTCGGCGACGGTCGCCTCGGGGCGGTCCCATAGGACCTGCATGAGACGGTACTCGGCCTCCGTCAGGGTCGGCGACTTCTTGCGCGGCATGCTCTGACGCTACCATGCGGCGCGCCAGCTGTCAACTAATGTTTTAAGTTGATGGTGAGAGAACCGTGAAAAGACCGCTCAGGCCGCCGAGAGGGCGGCCGGGCGGCGGGCGGTGGCCCAGCCGGTCATCGCCGCGCGCGGACCCTCGCCGTGGTCGCGCGCGGCAGCCGCCAGCTGGCGGTGCGTCAGCGCCGGGCCGTCGAGCGGAGCCAGGGCGACGTCGTCCAGGTCGGCGCGGACGGCCAGCGGCTCGAACACCGGCTCGCCGTTCAGCAGCGCGGCATGCCGGCCGTCCAGCTGCAGCTCGACCACCGGGATCCCGGCGTCCGCGGCGGCCAGGCCGGCCGCGCGGGGCGCGTTCGGTCCGACCAGCAGCACCCGGGCCTTGCTCTCACGCAGCGCGGCGCCGATGCGCTCGGCGCCGAGCGGCACGTAGGCGAACCCGGCCGTCGCCACGCCCAGCAGCGCCGCCAGCGCCGGCTCGTCGTCCGCGAGCAGGGCCGCGACCCGGTCGCCCGGGCGCAAGCCGCGCGTGACCAGCGCGGCGCCGACCGCGTCGGCGGCGTTGCACAGCGGCAAGTCGTCACCGTGGCAGAAGAGGTCGGCCAGCGTGGGCGGGAGCATGGGGCCCGTTTTTCCGCGAACCCTCCAAGCGAAACCTTCGACCCGTCCAAAAGCGACGGGCGGGTGCGCTGCCGCACCCGCCCGGATCGCTGGTCGCAGCCGCCGGCTAGACCTTGAGGGGCGTGTACCCCTCGCGCGTCGGCAGCTTCTCGCTGCTGATGACGGCCGCG encodes the following:
- a CDS encoding pentapeptide repeat-containing protein, encoding MLEAIVGVALYAVVASVVLGAILAACVFVATRTLALTAATRHLLWTIALVATGAMPVLGIATSLLHSTHVAHTAPAGSWSVPPPTRDERAAADRTRGAAHGAPAAHTRAVAPAPGIASTPVERLHDVRVAIADSVPMLSRDVALGVVAVWLIGAAIGLGGLLFSVQRVRGLKRRSSPLDSPLAEELPWLTEIGPGREIYLRLSYETETPVAIGFRRPVILIPTELATADGLAAIEQLILHEHAHLRRYDDWTNLVQRTIERIFWFNPIVWLVGRRIALEREIASDDAVVDRTGAAHQYATSLWKLAREMRMPEHAVVAPGALLTRKQISVRIEQLLDKNRARLHRSPATALGMAIAGCAAVALVATAAPAVELPPAPTGDMTAPMTAYTPAPARVTASLAPLAVATPRVITKHVYIVEREPSTPLDAKADTMASATAQAQAAAAQLRAKEHAAAAASHVAANSARVAAETARTVATPASEAAGAVAWSTHLATQIARSVGAGVAHDVSKEVAASLKGLPRQVADDDLDGDAHAHRPAHLHWSRDLIQACAACDLRQANLQGVDLHGLSITGDDLRGANLRGANLAHVNLNGVDLRDADLTGANLEGATLSGVELRGANFDNANLHGITLTGVELLGTSLRGTSLRDVVASCVGCDLHGMDLRGQDLHGIVISGVDLRGANLAGARLNGVHFTGVDLSHTNLSNADLTGAILDGCDLSGANLDGARTGGIQLHGTSLGD
- a CDS encoding pentapeptide repeat-containing protein, whose amino-acid sequence is MIRPLALAVAVTGLLAAAVPAAARDTSAFDRELIGSCVGCKLPKDMRGLDLHGLKFTGDDLQSVDFSRANLRDAVFTGDDLSGARFDGADLTNAKFIGADLRDTSFANARIDGVRFVGVRLASAHLTPEAGHAVLRECTGCNLEGLDLHGQDLDGIKIVGSNLEGTNLHGTSLRDGDLVGVNAADADFGASDLRGATLIGAVLRDARLGGATIGDAVLCSDAVTVEDGHVRRTNCTDLRGVDLHGLDFRAARWCPSHEDDASWTRDCRLVTRDELARYAHADLTGAVTGP
- a CDS encoding BlaI/MecI/CopY family transcriptional regulator, producing MPRKKSPTLTEAEYRLMQVLWDRPEATVADVVDAIGDPPLAYNTVLTTMRILEQKGYVRHKAVGRAFVYRAVVARDEAQRSVVQHVLSRFFDGSPRELVLNLLETEAVDDGELDRLRELLDRAKDK
- a CDS encoding SNF2-related protein, which produces MTPYGLWRSRLPAQIGTWFARDLTRDALALVEGGRVALRSVEPNRIEATVKDRVPVQTTVEWATGTGPQALRSVCSCGATGVCQHVVATLEVVRTAEDVGAPPPVEEAEVDLSWIPDADPESGRPRARAVWPVLAVTNGGTLSGSLYLDTPRLRGVIRDADAILAMMDQTPADDWDEVDRGLLRDDAVQEAFGARASAKALARALFRLARHPRLRFDDDPSANRHPSELPPFAVDPRGTRLRAARAGGSFVPVVENHDGAAVALAGALVLDGPPPWLIAERTAYLLDGAFDPRKVILAARTAAEAAPDEERQPTTRTIARVAPFLTAAERAALNVDDAARPALLVRAGWRDGALVARLAFADRATGAYAPFSSHGAVTSSDGRFVRWAPDVARGFARRFLESGFVPRGSDVFALHDPDRAAEIVRTTWTAWDDVEVRLDESLASLLGNGAIDVSISASAVEGAGDWFDLDVAVFVGDGEPLTREELRALLGAKGRYAEVRGKLVDIADLRSRQNLLSELTDRRRTGLAALVAMRDELHEAFGEVVLPEEVERIRERLRTFEGIEEVPIPEALDGHLRDYQRRGLDFLSYLSSFRFGGILADEMGLGKSIAVHQRVVTPRGLRIFGELKVGDQIMGRDGLPHTVIGVYPQGVLPAYRVTFSDGSSTLASDDHLWAVNSAVRKNRGLPYRVLTTREIRERLHDAAGNARHYIPIADPMHFGQSPELPIEPYLLGALLADGSLKRKSRLMLTTADRALSGECQELLPTGTELVLRDRYDYRIKSTIPRQHALWSAIEELGLRGFGSSMKFVPSVYKTASISDRLALLQGLLDTGGSTSDNHVEFTTVSDQLAQDVAWLVQSLGGVARMGYKAEPRDVYKGEQRIGKPSYRVGISLPPEYPPFRLARKLSTYTPRTKYLPTRAIVKVEYQEDCEMMCIAVDAPDQLFLVDDFIVTHNTVQVIAHLLRRKENEGEVPVLVIAPTSVTHTWENELKKFAPSVRALRLQSGSDRAAKYETIHDYDVVITSYALARLDAQQLERFRFRTLVLDEAQNAKNPASQIARVVRGLQADHRLALTGTPVENSLRDLWAIFGFVEPGLLGSETSFRRRFELPIADGDERAAIVLRSRLEPFLLRRTKEDVARELPERTEAVIECELSPLQRRLYRGIVEAARRDVLAKLDEEGGEATTLHVLEALTRLRQVCAHPGLLMPEALEDPEASGKFEAFGETVEEILDGGHKVLVFSAFASMLKIMRRSLDRREIAYGYLDGSTKDRDRQVEVERFMADQGPPVFLCSLKAGGVGLTLTAADYVILYDPWWNPAVERQAIDRTHRIGQTRPVTAYRMVTAGTVEEKIRALAERKSALSRAVIKADSAVAKTLTREDLAFLFSDPE
- a CDS encoding AAA family ATPase, whose protein sequence is MSATKRGQLTEAVRRRPYSVVLLDEIEKAHPDVFNLLLQVLEDGRLTDSQGRVVDFKNTVIVMTSNVGATGMTTTSEIGFRPQKDSGASDEQAYERMKTRVLDEVKHAFRPEFLNRVDEIVVFHQLSREQIAEIVGLELEKVIREVKAQEMYLEVTEDAKALLAKKGWDPQFGARPLRRAIQREVEDELAEEMLKGNFGTGDRILAEVNADNPEKLRFSKIPHVEPPAPSQPEVQPA
- a CDS encoding AMP-binding protein; amino-acid sequence: MLPPTLADLFCHGDDLPLCNAADAVGAALVTRGLRPGDRVAALLADDEPALAALLGVATAGFAYVPLGAERIGAALRESKARVLLVGPNAPRAAGLAAADAGIPVVELQLDGRHAALLNGEPVFEPLAVRADLDDVALAPLDGPALTHRQLAAAARDHGEGPRAAMTGWATARRPAALSAA